In Arthrobacter sp. CJ23, the genomic window CAGCTCGACTACTGGGCACGCACTGGCCTCGTTGAGCCCGCTGTCCGCGGGGCCGCAGGGTCAGGCTCCCAGCGGCTCTACGGTTTCCGCGACATCCTGGTCCTGAAGGTCGTCAAGCGACTCCTGGACACCGGGGTCTCCCTCCAGCAGATCCGCACAGCCGTGGAGCACTTGCGCGAACGCGGTGTGGAGGACCTGGCCCAGATCACCCTCATGAGCGATGGCGCCAGTGTCTATGAATGTACCTCCGCCGATGAAGTCATTGATCTTGTACAGGGCGGACAGGGAGTGTTCGGCATCGCCGTCGGCCGCGTCTGGCGGGAGGTCGAGGGCAGCCTCGCCGCGCTGCCCAGCGAGCACGCAACGGAGCAGTCCTTTCCCGACGACGAATTGAGCAAGCGCCGCGTCGCTCGCCGCATCAGCTAAGCGCTGGGCCCGCGTCAGACGCCGCCGGCACAGATACGCAGAAGGCCGCCTCCCCTTGAGGCGGCCTTCTGCGTATCTGTGTCCAAGCGGTTGCATTGATGCAGCTGTGTCCAGCCTAGGCCTGGCCCCGTGTTGGCCTGGCCCCGATGTTAGCGCTGGCGTCGGTCCCGCAGGCCGTTCTGCGCCGACAGCATGTTCTCAAGAAGGGTGTCGAAGAGTTTGGCAGCGTTCTTGGCCGAATCGCCGGGCCAGTGGTGCACGGCATGGGCCGCGCCCTGGATCTGCTGCCAATTGGCCTGCTCCGGGATGTGAGGGGCGAGCAGCAGCTCGCCGAACATGGATTCCATTTCGCCCAGGCGGAAGGTGTGTTCGGCCGAGCCGCTCCGGACGCGGTTGGCAACGATGCCTCCCGGTGCCAGGTTCGGGGCGAACTCCTGCCGGAACAGCTGGATGGCGCGCATGGTGCGTTCCGTGCCGGCCACGGAGAACAGGCCGGGTTCGGCCACCAGCACCACGCGGTCGCTCGCGTTCCATGCCATGCGTGTGAGGCCGTTGAGTGATGGCGGGCAGTCCACCAGGACGAGCTCGTAGCGTTCGCTGCCGGTAAGGACGGCGGACAGGCGGCGGAGGTCCCTTCGGCCAAGGTCAGGACGGTCATAGATGCCGGTATACGCGGATCCCACGGCAACGTCGAGGACATGTGCATGCGCCCCGTTGCCGTTGGCACGGGACACCCAGCCGCTGCTCGCCACGTTGTCGCTGAGCTTTGCCTTGCGTGGGTTCTTCAGCATGCGGCCGATGTCCAGCTGTTCGCCTGGCTGTACCCCGAGGGCTGTGGTGGCGTCTGCGTGGGGGTCGAGGTCGACGACGAGCGTGGGGATTCCGGCAGCCAGTGCCGCCGAGGCCAGTCCGGTGGTGACGGACGTCTTTCCCACTCCGCCCTTGAGGCTGCTGATGCTGACTACTTGCACTTGAGAACCCAAAACCTAACGCCGGTTGCCGTGTCGCGGTGTTTTTGCCCGGCGGTGCCGGGGTGGGGCATACCGAAGCCCCTTCAACATCATATGTTGCGCGGGGGCCGATTCCCGCCTTTGCGGGCCTGCCTCGCCGGCCCGCCCGGCCGGGCTGCCCCGCCGAGTCCCGGGTGGGCACTAGCACGGTGGTCACCCGCGCGCACGCTTATACAGCCCACATGACGATTGCTTTGTGATGGTTGCCACAAAGATTTGTGTTTGCCACTGGCGGCATTACACACTGTGACCACCGACCGATACACCCGCAATGATGCAGGAGAAGCATGTTTTCGAAGATTCTGGTGGCCAATCGCGGAGAAATCGCGATCAGGGCATTTCGCGCTGGTTATGAACTGGGCGCCAAGACCGTTGCAGTCTTTCCGCATGAGGATCGAAACTCGATCCACCGCCAGAAGGCTGATGAGGCTTACCTCATTGGCGAGGCCGGCCACCCGGTCCGCGCCTACTTGGACGTTGCGGAGGTTGTCCGTGTAGCGAAGGAAGCCGGCGCCGACGCCATCTACCCGGGCTATGGCTTCCTGTCCGAGAACCCGGACCTGGCGCGTGCGGCCAAGGCCGCGGGCATCACCTTCGTCGGTCCGCCGGCAGAGGTCCTGGAGCTTGCCGGTAACAAGGTCGCGGCGCTTGAAGCGGCCCGCAAGGCCGGTGTGCCCGTCCTGAAGTCCAGCCGGCCTTCGAAGGATCTCGACGAACTGATTGCGGCCGCCGATGAAATCGGCTTCCCCATCTTCGCCAAGGCTGTTGCCGGCGGCGGTGGCCGTGGCATGCGCCGTGTCGAAACCCGCGAAGCCCTGCCGGACGCCCTGCAGGCAGCCATGCGCGAAGCCGACGCAGCCTTCGGTGACCCCACCATGTTCCTTGAGCAGGCTGTCCTTCGTCCGCGCCACATCGAGGTGCAGATCCTGGCCGACGCCGAGGGCAACGTCATGCACCTCTTTGAGCGCGACTGCTCGCTCCAGCGCCGCCACCAGAAGGTCGTGGAAATCGCGCCGGCGCCCAACCTGGACGAGTCCATCCGCCAGGCGCTCTACCGCGACGCCGTCGCCTTCGCCAAGGCGCTGAACTACGTCAACGCGGGCACCGTCGAATTCCTCGTCGACACCGAAGGCGAGCGCGCCGGCCAGCACGTGTTCATCGAAATGAACCCGCGAATCCAGGTCGAGCACACCGTGACGGAAGAAATCACCGACGTCGACCTCGTGCAGGCACAGCTGCGCATCGCCTCGGGCGAAACCCTCGCAGACCTTGGCCTGAGCCAGGAGACCGTTTCCATCAAGGGTGCGGCGCTCCAGTGCCGCATCACCACCGAAGACCCGGCCAACGGCTTCCGCCCGGACGTCGGAAAGATCACCGGCTACCGCTCGGCCGGCGGCGCCGGCGTCCGGCTCGACGGCGGCACCGTGTACTCGGGCGCCGAGATCAGCCCGCACTTCGACTCCATGCTGGTCAAGCTCACCTGCCGCGGCCGCGACTACCCGGCCGCTGTGGCCCGTGCGCGCCGTGGCCTCGCCGAATTCCGCATCCGCGGCGTGTCCACCAACATTCCGTTCCTGCAGGCCGTGCTGGCCGACCCGGACTTCATCGCGGGCAACGTCGCCACCGACTTCATCGACAAGCGCCCCGAGCTGCTGAAGTCCCACATCTCGGCGGACCGTGGAACCAAGCTGCTCACCTGGCTCGCGGACGTCACCGTGAACAAGCCGAACGGCGAACTCAAGGTGCACTCCGACCCGGCGAGCAAGCTCCCCGTCGTCGAAGGTCCCGTTCCCACCAAGGGCTCCCGCCACAGGCTGCTGGAACTCGGCCCGGAGGGCTTCGCCAAGGCCCTGCGCGAACAGCAGGCACTGGCCGTCACGGACACCACGTTCCGTGACGCCCACCAGTCCCTGCTGGCCACCCGGGTCCGTACCCGCGACCTCGTTGCAGCCGGCCCGGCCGTCACCTCGCTGCTGCCGGATCTTCTCTCGGTCGAGGCCTGGGGCGGCGCCACGTACGACGTCGCGTTGCGCTTCCTCGGTGAAGACCCCTGGGACCGCCTGGCCGCGCTGCGCCAGGCACTGCCCAACGTCTGCCTGCAGATGCTCCTTCGCGGGCGCAACACCGTCGGCTACACGCCGTACCCGGAAGAGGTCACGGAGGCCTTCGTGACGGAGGCAGCTGCCACCGGCATCGACATCTTCCGCATCTTTGACGCCCTGAACGACGTCAACCAGATGGCGCCGGCCATTCGCGCAGTACGGGCCACGGGCACCGCCGTCGCCGAAGTGGCCTTGTGCTACACCGGCGACATGCTCAACCCGGACGAGACGCTGTACACGCTCGACTACTACCTTGAGCTTGCCCAGCGTATCGTCGACGCCGGTGCGCACATCCTGGCGATCAAGGACATGGCGGGCCTGCTCCGTCCGGCCGCTGCGGCGAAGCTGGTCTCGGCCCTCCGCGAGCGTTTCGACCTCCCGGTCCACCTGCACACCCACGACACGGCCGGCGGCCAGCTGGCCACCCTGCTGGCCGCGGTGGATGCAGGAGTCGACGCCGTGGACGTCGCCTCGGCGTCGCTGGCAGGCACCACCAGCCAGCCGGCCGCGTCCGCGCTCGTCGCGGCGCTGGCCCACACGCCCCGCGACACGGGCTTCAGCCTGGCCAACGTCAGCGCCCTGGAACCCTACTGGGAAGCCGTGCGCCGCGTCTACGCGCCGTTCGAGTCCGGCCTGCCGGGCCCCACAGGCCGTGTCTACCAGCACGAGATCCCCGGTGGCCAGCTTTCCAACCTGCGCCAGCAGGCCATTGCGCTGGGCCTGGGCGAGCAGTTTGAAGCCATCGAGGACATGTACACCGCAGCGGACCGCATCCTCGGCCGCCTGGTCAAGGTGACCCCCTCCTCCAAGGTGGTGGGCGACCTCGCACTGCACCTCGTGGGCCTCAACGCGGATCCCGCCGACTTCAACGAGAATCCGCAGAACTACGACATCCCGGACTCCGTCATCGGCTTCCTTTCCGGCGAGCTGGGTGACCCTCCCGGAGGCTGGCCCGAGCCGTTCCGCACCAAGGCCCTGCAGGGCCGCAGCATCAAGGTGCGCGACGTGGAGCTCAGCGCCGAGGACAGCGCCGCGCTCAAGTCCGATTCGAAGACGCGCCAGCACACGCTGAACCGCTTGCTCTTCGACGGCCCCACCAAGGACTACCTGAAGAGCGTGGAAAGCTACGGCAACATCTCCGTGCTGGACACCCGTGATTACCTGTACGGCCTGCAGCGCGGTGCCGAGCACGTGATCGAGCTGGAAAAGGGCGTCCGCCTGATCGCCCAGCTTGAGGCTGTGTCGGAGGCCGACGAGAAGGGCATGCGCACCGTCATGTGCACACTCAACGGCCAGTCCCGCCCCGTGGTGGTCCGTGACCGCTCCGTGGTGAGCAACGTCAAGGCCGCCGAGAAGGCAGATCCCGCGCAGCCCGGCCAGGTTGCCGCGCCGTTCGCGGGTGCCGTCACGGTCACGGTCAAGGCCGGCGACGTCGTCAAGGCCGGCGATACCGTTGCGACGATCGAGGCCATGAAGATGGAAGCCTCCATCACGACGCCGGTCGGGGGCACCGTCTCGCGCCTCGCCGTCTCGGCCGTGGAGCAGGTCCAGGGCGGCGATCTGCTGCTCGTCGTCGGGTAGCCTGTACCGCATAGACGAGGAACCCCGTCCGGAAATCCGGACGGGGTTCCTTGCTTTTAGTGCTTCCGCTGCCCGCGCGGAGCGGTGCGCGGCCTAGGACACGCGGGGTGTTGAGTACATGTCCTCGATAACGGACTCGAAGTCCTTCATCACCTGCGCGCGCTTGACTTTCAAGGATGGGGTCAGGTGGCCCGAGGCTTCGGTGAAGTCGGCGGGAACGATCCTGAAGGACTTGATGGCCTCGGCCTGGGACACCGACTGGTTGGCCCGGTTGACCAGATCCTGGACGGCTGCGCGGACCACGGCGTTGTCGGTGGCCTGCGCCAGCGTGGTCGTCGCCGGCAGCCCGTGGCGCTCCAGCCACCCCGGGAGTGCCTCTTCGTCCAGTGTGACCAGGGCGGCGATGAACGGCCGGTTGTCGCCCACCACGAGGACCTGCGACACCAGGGCGTCGGCACGGATCTGGTCCTCCAGCAGGGCGGGAACCACGTTCTTGCCACCGGCAGTCACGATGATTTCCTTCTTGCGTCCGGTGATCTTCAGGAAGCCTTCGTCATCCAGCTCGCCGATGTCTCCGGTCCGGAACCAGCCGTCCACAAAGGTTTCCGCGGTGAGGTCCTCGCGCTTGTAGTAGCCCTTCATCACGCAGTAGCCCTTGGCGAGGATCTCGCCGTCGTCCGCAATCTTCACCGAGTTGCCCGGCAGCGGGGCCCCCACGGTGCCGATCTTGATGAGGGAGGGCCGGTTGACGGTGATCGGGGCAGTGGTTTCCGTGAGTCCGTAGCCTTCGAGGATCTGCAGGCCGATGCCCTGGAAGAAATGGCCGAGGCGTTCGCCCAGCGGACCGCCGCCGGACACGGCGTGTGCCACGTGGCCGCCCATGGCGGCCCGCAGCTTGCCGTACACCAGTCTGTCGAACAGCGTGTGCTTGAGGCGCAACCCCAAGCCAAGGGAACCGGACTGGCGCGCCTTGGAGTATTCGATCGCGGTGTCCACGGCCCGGTGGAAGATGGCACCCTTGCCGCCGTCCTCTGCCTTGGTGAGCGCCGAGTTGTAGACCTTCTCGAAGACCCGGGGGACGGCCAGGATGAACGTGGGCTGGAAGCTTTGGAGATCGGCCAAGAGGTGCTTGATGTCGGGGGTGTGTGCCACCTGCACGCCGCCGGCTACCGCCAGCACGGAGATGAACCGGGCGAAGACATGGGCCAGCGGCAGGAACATGATGGTCTTGGCGTTCTCGTTGACGACGTCGCCGAGCGCTGCCCGCGCGTTCTCCGAGAGCTCCACGAAGTTGCCGTGCGTGAGTTCGCAGCCCTTGGGCCGGCCGGTGGTCCCGGAGGTGTAGATGATGGTGGCGAGATCGGCGAGGCCCGCCGAGCTGCGCCGCGCTTCGAGCACTTCGTCGCTGACGCCGGCACCCGCCTGGCGAAGGGTGTCCAGTCCGCCGCCTTCAAGCTGCCACACGTTGGACATGGCGCTGATCGCCTCGGCAGCGACGGCCTGCCGGATGATGTCCTCGTGGTGGGCCGCCTCGCCGAATGCCGCAACCGCGCCGGAATCCCCGAGGTTCCAGGCGACCTGCGACGCTGAGGACGTCTCGTAGATGGGGACGGTGACAGCGCCGGCGAACCAGATGGCGAAGTCCACCAGCGACCATTCGTAGCGGGTGCGGGACATGATGCCGACTCGGTCGCCGGGGCCCACGCCACTGGCGATCAGACCCTTCGCGAGGGCCTGCACATCGGCGAGGAACTCCGTGGCCCGGATATCCTGCCACTGCCCGTTGCCGTTGAGCTTGGAGAACAGGGCAGGGTTGGACGGCTTGGCGGCCTGGCGGATCACAAGGTCCGTCGTGTTGGTTTCAGGGGCGATGCTTACAAGGGGCGGAACACTGATTTCACGCACAATAGCTCCTTCGATATCAACAGACCACATTGGGGCTGCTCTTACTCTAGTACGCCCGTTTCCGGGGGTGTGTCCTATTTCACCTACTGGCGAGTAACTTTACGGTTTTGGCCCCCTGCTCCGCCAATCGGCAGCCTACGGAGACGCGGCAACACCGCCAGATGGCGGCGCCGTTGCGGCAGTGCAGAATAAGATGTCGGAATGCCACTTAGCCCGCCCACGCCACAGCCCGGACCCCGCCCATCGGCCTGGTCCGGCTCCGCTGCGGCCCGCCGTCGGCCCGCAGCCCGCTGGGGCGACGTGCCGTGGGCCAGCCGCAGGACGCATCTGGGCCGAAGGGGCCTGGCCATCGGAATCGACATCGGAGGCACCAAGGTCGCTGCCGGTGTGGTGGACGCCGGGGGCCGCGTCCTCGCTGAGGCCCGACGCTCCACCCCTGGAAGCGACCCTCGCGCGGTGGAACAGGTGATCGTGGACCTCGTCCGGGAACTTGCCTCCGGGCACCGCATCGCCTCG contains:
- a CDS encoding long-chain fatty acid--CoA ligase; this encodes MREISVPPLVSIAPETNTTDLVIRQAAKPSNPALFSKLNGNGQWQDIRATEFLADVQALAKGLIASGVGPGDRVGIMSRTRYEWSLVDFAIWFAGAVTVPIYETSSASQVAWNLGDSGAVAAFGEAAHHEDIIRQAVAAEAISAMSNVWQLEGGGLDTLRQAGAGVSDEVLEARRSSAGLADLATIIYTSGTTGRPKGCELTHGNFVELSENARAALGDVVNENAKTIMFLPLAHVFARFISVLAVAGGVQVAHTPDIKHLLADLQSFQPTFILAVPRVFEKVYNSALTKAEDGGKGAIFHRAVDTAIEYSKARQSGSLGLGLRLKHTLFDRLVYGKLRAAMGGHVAHAVSGGGPLGERLGHFFQGIGLQILEGYGLTETTAPITVNRPSLIKIGTVGAPLPGNSVKIADDGEILAKGYCVMKGYYKREDLTAETFVDGWFRTGDIGELDDEGFLKITGRKKEIIVTAGGKNVVPALLEDQIRADALVSQVLVVGDNRPFIAALVTLDEEALPGWLERHGLPATTTLAQATDNAVVRAAVQDLVNRANQSVSQAEAIKSFRIVPADFTEASGHLTPSLKVKRAQVMKDFESVIEDMYSTPRVS
- a CDS encoding pyruvate carboxylase, which produces MFSKILVANRGEIAIRAFRAGYELGAKTVAVFPHEDRNSIHRQKADEAYLIGEAGHPVRAYLDVAEVVRVAKEAGADAIYPGYGFLSENPDLARAAKAAGITFVGPPAEVLELAGNKVAALEAARKAGVPVLKSSRPSKDLDELIAAADEIGFPIFAKAVAGGGGRGMRRVETREALPDALQAAMREADAAFGDPTMFLEQAVLRPRHIEVQILADAEGNVMHLFERDCSLQRRHQKVVEIAPAPNLDESIRQALYRDAVAFAKALNYVNAGTVEFLVDTEGERAGQHVFIEMNPRIQVEHTVTEEITDVDLVQAQLRIASGETLADLGLSQETVSIKGAALQCRITTEDPANGFRPDVGKITGYRSAGGAGVRLDGGTVYSGAEISPHFDSMLVKLTCRGRDYPAAVARARRGLAEFRIRGVSTNIPFLQAVLADPDFIAGNVATDFIDKRPELLKSHISADRGTKLLTWLADVTVNKPNGELKVHSDPASKLPVVEGPVPTKGSRHRLLELGPEGFAKALREQQALAVTDTTFRDAHQSLLATRVRTRDLVAAGPAVTSLLPDLLSVEAWGGATYDVALRFLGEDPWDRLAALRQALPNVCLQMLLRGRNTVGYTPYPEEVTEAFVTEAAATGIDIFRIFDALNDVNQMAPAIRAVRATGTAVAEVALCYTGDMLNPDETLYTLDYYLELAQRIVDAGAHILAIKDMAGLLRPAAAAKLVSALRERFDLPVHLHTHDTAGGQLATLLAAVDAGVDAVDVASASLAGTTSQPAASALVAALAHTPRDTGFSLANVSALEPYWEAVRRVYAPFESGLPGPTGRVYQHEIPGGQLSNLRQQAIALGLGEQFEAIEDMYTAADRILGRLVKVTPSSKVVGDLALHLVGLNADPADFNENPQNYDIPDSVIGFLSGELGDPPGGWPEPFRTKALQGRSIKVRDVELSAEDSAALKSDSKTRQHTLNRLLFDGPTKDYLKSVESYGNISVLDTRDYLYGLQRGAEHVIELEKGVRLIAQLEAVSEADEKGMRTVMCTLNGQSRPVVVRDRSVVSNVKAAEKADPAQPGQVAAPFAGAVTVTVKAGDVVKAGDTVATIEAMKMEASITTPVGGTVSRLAVSAVEQVQGGDLLLVVG
- a CDS encoding MerR family transcriptional regulator — its product is MSPKGEAGELKQASTGIAAHAGGAQGLLFTEDLPVLDEDAGYRGPTACKAAGITYRQLDYWARTGLVEPAVRGAAGSGSQRLYGFRDILVLKVVKRLLDTGVSLQQIRTAVEHLRERGVEDLAQITLMSDGASVYECTSADEVIDLVQGGQGVFGIAVGRVWREVEGSLAALPSEHATEQSFPDDELSKRRVARRIS
- a CDS encoding ParA family protein, whose amino-acid sequence is MQVVSISSLKGGVGKTSVTTGLASAALAAGIPTLVVDLDPHADATTALGVQPGEQLDIGRMLKNPRKAKLSDNVASSGWVSRANGNGAHAHVLDVAVGSAYTGIYDRPDLGRRDLRRLSAVLTGSERYELVLVDCPPSLNGLTRMAWNASDRVVLVAEPGLFSVAGTERTMRAIQLFRQEFAPNLAPGGIVANRVRSGSAEHTFRLGEMESMFGELLLAPHIPEQANWQQIQGAAHAVHHWPGDSAKNAAKLFDTLLENMLSAQNGLRDRRQR